The Endozoicomonas montiporae CL-33 genome contains a region encoding:
- a CDS encoding helix-turn-helix domain-containing protein → MSSLNRWLSVEEISHHLGVSRDTVYSWISSRQMPAHKIGRLWKFQVPEVDAWVRSGGASDNRSQKENASQTAG, encoded by the coding sequence ATGAGCTCACTCAATCGCTGGCTATCCGTCGAAGAAATTTCCCATCATTTAGGTGTCAGCCGAGACACCGTATACAGCTGGATCAGTAGCAGGCAAATGCCCGCACATAAGATTGGTCGTTTATGGAAATTTCAGGTGCCTGAAGTAGATGCCTGGGTTCGCTCCGGTGGTGCTTCTGATAACAGAAGCCAAAAAGAGAATGCTAGCCAAACTGCAGGATAA
- a CDS encoding transposase, producing the protein MAERKRGSYTPEFRQKAADLAMASGVRLGDIAKTLDLVPSTLSNWVARRKQELGKGSVKKEATEQQKAEQLPLEKEKPLVNSSTEIEKLKLEIKRLQQERKVVKEAIRLLTS; encoded by the coding sequence ATGGCTGAGAGAAAACGTGGCAGCTATACCCCTGAATTTCGGCAAAAGGCCGCAGACTTGGCTATGGCTTCTGGTGTCCGCTTAGGTGATATCGCAAAAACGTTGGATTTAGTTCCCAGTACGCTGAGCAATTGGGTAGCCAGAAGAAAGCAGGAATTGGGTAAGGGCTCAGTCAAAAAAGAAGCCACTGAGCAACAGAAAGCCGAGCAGCTTCCTTTGGAAAAAGAGAAGCCGTTAGTAAACAGCTCAACTGAAATTGAAAAATTGAAGCTCGAAATTAAACGACTACAGCAGGAGAGGAAGGTAGTAAAAGAAGCCATTCGACTGCTAACAAGCTGA
- a CDS encoding helix-turn-helix domain-containing protein encodes MEKGFLMQGDPVIRFGKRVRELRDSQAITQDELAHRAGMDRSYVGQIERGEKNITIKGIYKLASALGVRAFQLLD; translated from the coding sequence TTGGAGAAAGGATTTTTGATGCAGGGTGATCCGGTTATAAGGTTTGGTAAACGCGTGAGAGAACTGCGTGACAGTCAGGCAATCACGCAAGATGAACTGGCCCATCGAGCAGGAATGGATCGCAGCTACGTGGGACAAATTGAACGTGGCGAAAAGAACATTACCATTAAAGGGATATACAAGCTTGCAAGCGCACTCGGGGTGAGAGCTTTCCAACTGCTGGACTGA
- the cas5c gene encoding type I-C CRISPR-associated protein Cas5c: protein MGRPRHITLKVWGDFACFTNPAFSVERWSYPVMTPTAARGILNAIYFHKEVCWIVTKINVLKPVRWRGFGTNEIDQCIRKKDIAKVLSDGYQGDVMVTDERRLQFHNLILKDVAYVIHAYAGLLPRYREHPHMTEQEHKQVFQERVKSGLCRFTPWLGQRDYIAYFDEATSFDEPVDLTEPLGMLPLEIIEKSGKVQPVFFNAFIKKGRIRVPRVGAVLPCCSRS from the coding sequence ATGGGAAGACCAAGACACATCACTCTTAAGGTATGGGGTGACTTTGCATGCTTTACGAATCCTGCCTTTTCTGTGGAGCGGTGGTCATACCCTGTTATGACCCCCACGGCTGCCAGAGGAATTCTCAATGCAATTTACTTCCATAAAGAAGTCTGCTGGATTGTCACTAAAATCAATGTTCTCAAGCCAGTTCGCTGGCGAGGTTTTGGTACGAACGAAATTGACCAATGCATACGGAAAAAAGATATTGCCAAAGTGCTGTCTGATGGTTATCAGGGGGATGTCATGGTGACAGATGAGAGGCGTTTACAATTTCATAACCTGATTTTGAAAGATGTAGCCTATGTCATTCATGCTTATGCTGGTCTATTGCCTCGGTATCGTGAGCATCCCCATATGACAGAACAGGAGCATAAGCAGGTATTTCAGGAGCGAGTAAAATCTGGTCTATGTCGTTTTACTCCCTGGTTGGGGCAGAGAGACTACATCGCTTACTTTGATGAAGCTACTTCGTTTGATGAGCCTGTTGATCTCACAGAGCCACTGGGAATGTTGCCGCTTGAGATCATTGAGAAAAGTGGGAAAGTGCAACCTGTATTTTTCAATGCCTTCATTAAAAAAGGGCGGATAAGAGTGCCAAGGGTGGGGGCTGTACTACCATGCTGCTCAAGGAGCTAA